A window of Prolixibacter sp. SD074 contains these coding sequences:
- the modC gene encoding molybdenum ABC transporter ATP-binding protein, protein MKNVIEFQATLSRGAFQFDMKCAFGKGITGIYGPSGHGKTTLLQLISGLLSPDDGFISIGDEIVFDKTQKKNIPSRYRKLGVVFQEGRLFPHLSVEENLRYGERLLPKSKRQIQFDDVVSTLEIGHLLKKKPEQCSGGEQQRIAMGRALLKSPQLLLMDEPFSAVDGALREQILIYLVRIHRKYRIPMLVVSHDLPDILRLTDEILMVRDGRVEAFGKYLDLVLSRKMLPRSSGEGLLNVISLYVDEVDEAQGITTLTGEKGEKKVKVHCEACNEGVVLGREVKVSVPPGDIAISLQSVPNISIQNQLEGTIRRLLYENGQVVCLVDVGFPLLIELTRSSTERLGLEVEMKVFCLFKSMSVKVCEMD, encoded by the coding sequence ATGAAGAACGTTATTGAATTCCAGGCCACTTTATCACGAGGAGCATTTCAGTTTGATATGAAATGTGCCTTTGGTAAAGGAATTACCGGGATTTATGGCCCCTCCGGGCATGGAAAGACGACGTTACTTCAGTTAATTAGTGGCTTGTTAAGTCCTGATGACGGGTTCATCAGCATAGGCGACGAGATTGTTTTTGATAAAACACAGAAGAAAAATATTCCTTCCCGTTACCGGAAACTGGGCGTTGTTTTTCAGGAAGGCAGGCTTTTCCCACACCTCTCGGTGGAAGAAAACCTCCGCTATGGCGAAAGGCTTTTGCCGAAATCGAAACGACAAATTCAGTTTGACGATGTGGTTTCCACCCTGGAAATTGGGCATCTTCTAAAAAAGAAGCCAGAACAATGTTCTGGCGGTGAGCAGCAGCGGATTGCAATGGGACGAGCTCTGTTGAAATCTCCGCAATTATTGTTGATGGATGAACCCTTCTCTGCCGTCGATGGCGCCTTGCGGGAACAAATCCTGATTTACCTGGTACGCATTCACCGGAAATATCGGATTCCCATGTTGGTGGTGAGTCACGATCTGCCCGATATCCTTCGCCTGACCGATGAAATTCTCATGGTGCGTGACGGTCGTGTTGAGGCATTCGGCAAATATCTCGATCTCGTATTATCACGAAAGATGTTGCCGCGGAGTTCCGGAGAAGGATTGTTGAATGTGATTTCGCTTTATGTCGATGAAGTCGACGAAGCGCAGGGAATAACAACGCTTACCGGTGAGAAAGGAGAGAAAAAGGTAAAGGTGCATTGCGAAGCTTGCAATGAAGGAGTTGTTTTGGGACGAGAAGTAAAAGTTTCGGTACCGCCAGGCGATATTGCCATTTCGTTGCAGTCGGTTCCCAATATTTCCATCCAAAACCAATTGGAAGGAACCATTAGGCGTTTGCTTTACGAGAACGGGCAGGTCGTTTGCCTGGTGGATGTCGGATTCCCGCTTCTGATTGAACTGACCAGGAGCTCTACCGAACGACTTGGACTGGAGGTTGAGATGAAAGTATTTTGCCTCTTTAAATCCATGTCAGTCAAGGTTTGTGAAATGGATTGA